In Pseudoalteromonas sp. NC201, a single window of DNA contains:
- a CDS encoding CBS domain-containing protein — MMSKLYVRDIMSPDFPQLTAETELTDAISLLQKHHLIGAPVIDAQRHLVGFISEQQLLKPLLNSSYFCDGKVQLRDLLATPALSIEAATTVVDLAQRMQQNSPKVYPVLNEGKVIGIVTRSQVVAALKESYLSCAG, encoded by the coding sequence ATGATGAGTAAACTCTATGTTCGTGACATCATGTCACCCGATTTCCCACAGTTAACCGCCGAGACCGAACTAACCGACGCGATTAGTTTGCTACAAAAGCATCATTTAATTGGTGCGCCAGTGATAGATGCACAGCGTCATCTTGTTGGATTTATTTCAGAGCAGCAGCTACTCAAGCCTTTGCTTAATTCCAGCTACTTTTGTGATGGTAAAGTACAGCTGAGAGACTTACTGGCTACGCCTGCCCTCAGTATCGAAGCTGCAACAACCGTTGTCGACCTTGCACAACGTATGCAGCAAAATAGTCCTAAGGTTTATCCCGTACTCAATGAAGGCAAAGTGATTGGAATTGTGACACGTAGCCAAGTCGTTGCGGCGCT
- the fre gene encoding NAD(P)H-flavin reductase has product MQVLAAEVVSITPLTEFVHKVILKPEEAVQFEAGQYLQLVLGEKDKRAFSIASSPSKTEQLELHIGASGADSYAMQSLDHLRNAFDTKQTVALEVGLGVSQIRVDQARPLVLLAGGTGFSYVKSMADHLAETGYDQPVLFYWGVKEESALYAKAEMEAWAASNKHFQFIPVVENASEAWQGHRGFVHQAVMKDIVSLEPYSIYMAGRFDMIGIVRDDFINHGAERDFMYADAFAFIK; this is encoded by the coding sequence ATGCAAGTATTAGCAGCAGAGGTTGTCTCAATTACACCTCTTACGGAATTTGTTCACAAAGTTATATTAAAACCTGAAGAAGCGGTGCAATTCGAAGCCGGCCAGTATCTGCAATTGGTACTTGGTGAAAAAGACAAACGTGCTTTCTCGATTGCCAGCAGCCCTTCAAAAACAGAGCAGTTAGAGTTACATATCGGTGCTTCTGGCGCAGACTCTTATGCCATGCAATCACTAGATCACCTACGTAACGCTTTTGATACAAAGCAAACCGTTGCATTAGAAGTTGGTCTTGGCGTATCTCAGATCCGTGTTGATCAAGCGCGTCCACTAGTTCTACTTGCCGGCGGCACTGGGTTTTCTTATGTCAAATCTATGGCCGATCACTTGGCTGAAACAGGTTACGACCAACCTGTTTTATTTTATTGGGGTGTAAAAGAAGAATCTGCGCTATATGCAAAAGCGGAGATGGAAGCTTGGGCCGCCTCAAATAAACACTTTCAGTTTATTCCTGTGGTAGAAAATGCCAGTGAAGCATGGCAAGGCCATCGCGGCTTCGTTCATCAGGCTGTGATGAAAGATATCGTTTCTTTAGAACCGTACAGTATTTATATGGCTGGCCGCTTTGACATGATAGGTATCGTGCGTGATGACTTTATCAATCATGGTGCTGAGCGCGACTTTATGTACGCCGACGCTTTTGCGTTTATTAAGTAA
- the ubiD gene encoding 4-hydroxy-3-polyprenylbenzoate decarboxylase, which translates to MKYQDLRDFIAQLEKQGELVRVKQPISTKLEMTEIADRTLRAGGPAILFENPVGYDIPVLANLFGTPKRVAMGMGQSDVSELREVGKLLAFLKEPDPPKGIKEAIGQLPVFKQVLNMPAKEVKKAPCQEVVLSDNEVDLTKLPIQHCWPGDAAPLITWGLTVTKGPYKKRQNLGIYRQQLLGKNKIIMRWLSHRGGALDFQEWCKEHPGEPYPVSVALGADPATILGAVTPVPDTLSEYAFAGLLRGSKTQVVKSISNELQVPASAEIVLEGYIQPGELAPEGPYGDHTGYYNEVDDFPVMTVTHMTHRKDPIYHSTYTGRPPDEPAILGVALNEVFVPILQKQFPEIVDFYLPPEGCSYRMAVVTMKKQYPGHAKRVMMGVWSFLRQFMYTKFVIVCDDDVNARDWNDVIWAITTRMDPARDTTLVESTPIDYLDFASPVSGLGSKMGMDATNKWPGETDREWGEPIVMDPKVKQHVDEIWDTLGITIK; encoded by the coding sequence ATGAAATACCAAGACTTACGAGATTTTATAGCCCAGCTTGAAAAACAAGGAGAACTTGTTCGCGTCAAGCAGCCCATTTCCACCAAACTAGAAATGACTGAAATTGCAGACCGAACGCTGCGAGCAGGTGGACCCGCTATCCTATTTGAAAACCCTGTTGGTTATGACATTCCGGTACTGGCTAACCTCTTTGGCACACCAAAGCGCGTCGCAATGGGGATGGGACAAAGCGATGTCAGTGAACTAAGAGAAGTCGGCAAGTTACTCGCTTTTTTAAAAGAACCCGATCCACCGAAGGGAATTAAAGAAGCCATTGGCCAGCTACCGGTATTCAAACAAGTGTTGAATATGCCAGCCAAAGAAGTGAAAAAAGCCCCATGTCAGGAAGTTGTACTGAGCGATAATGAGGTTGATCTCACTAAACTACCTATTCAACATTGCTGGCCTGGTGATGCCGCACCTTTAATTACATGGGGGTTAACGGTAACCAAAGGTCCTTATAAAAAGCGTCAGAACCTAGGGATTTATCGTCAACAGCTATTGGGTAAAAACAAAATTATTATGCGCTGGCTATCACATCGTGGCGGTGCGCTTGATTTTCAGGAGTGGTGCAAAGAGCACCCCGGCGAACCGTATCCGGTATCTGTTGCACTTGGCGCTGATCCCGCGACGATTTTAGGTGCGGTAACCCCAGTTCCAGATACGCTAAGCGAATACGCATTTGCAGGTCTACTGCGTGGTAGTAAGACGCAGGTTGTTAAATCAATTTCAAACGAACTGCAAGTACCAGCGAGTGCCGAAATCGTCTTAGAAGGATATATTCAACCGGGCGAGCTCGCGCCAGAAGGCCCATATGGCGATCACACCGGCTACTACAATGAAGTTGACGACTTCCCTGTAATGACTGTCACTCATATGACACATCGCAAAGATCCTATTTATCACAGCACTTATACGGGCCGCCCGCCTGATGAGCCAGCTATTCTTGGTGTTGCGCTCAACGAAGTATTCGTGCCGATTTTACAAAAGCAATTTCCGGAAATCGTCGATTTTTACCTTCCACCAGAAGGCTGCTCATACCGCATGGCGGTCGTCACCATGAAAAAGCAGTATCCGGGTCATGCTAAACGCGTGATGATGGGCGTATGGTCTTTCCTTAGACAATTTATGTACACCAAGTTTGTCATTGTTTGTGATGATGATGTAAATGCTCGCGACTGGAATGATGTGATTTGGGCGATAACAACACGTATGGATCCCGCAAGAGACACCACCTTAGTTGAAAGCACGCCTATTGATTATCTCGATTTTGCTTCCCCTGTGTCCGGACTTGGTTCTAAAATGGGTATGGACGCAACCAACAAGTGGCCGGGTGAGACCGACCGTGAATGGGGCGAGCCTATCGTTATGGATCCCAAGGTTAAACAACACGTTGACGAAATTTGGGATACCCTAGGGATCACCATCAAATGA
- a CDS encoding sensor domain-containing protein — MSKLLGGLLLLFCISAPANELPYYTFSNHSAVMLIIEPTSGKILDANKTAAAFYGYSEAVLESKVIQDINLFTAEQVANERQAALNEGRNYFIFQHQTADGSTKTVSVHSTPFEDSDGKPRLLSIIQDMSEQRKLQQDLWHYQANLEQQVMLQTEKIKQANMVQVILLTAVIAVLILSMAVLMTVLVRLRRSNQRAQDQGAKLSAIFDGIKAYLVFTDETHHIEAANGSVLKDFDSLEALKSKSIYTLFDVLDSEKLLTEGTLECQLDARFGYRNVRVSCAPVVSETQAKLGFIYVIQDITEELENEREQRLASTVFSTTSEGVLVSDKHNQIQMVNRAFSEITGFGMDEVIGETPSILNSGRHDERFFNALYDDLVNKGHWEGEIWNKRKNGEIYPSWLQVSAVFNDAREIDMYVALFSDITSRKRNEQLMWQQANFDSLTGLANRHHYHVKFDLALKRAAQLEERFAICFIDLDRFKAVNDTLGHHIGDLLLKEAANRINECVRSSDTVARLGGDEFALLLQDISSISDLEQVATKILRALANPFHLEGHEAYVSGSMGITLYPDDGTDRKILLRNADSAMYKAKEHGRDCFQFYTSAMHQHAKARSVLESALHKALSNRELSLVYQPIFSQLGRGDLVGCEVLLRWKSELLGHVSPEQFIPVCEELGLILPIGEWVLYHACSQVKAWQDNYGRPLFIAVNVSSIQFKRQDMVALVRKVLKDTRLEAKYLTLEITESVLVENSDKILSQLKALREIGVELAIDDFGTGYSSLSYLKRFPLSKLKIDRTFIRDLPEDEEDKALVSAIILMAHKLNLRVIAEGVETPAQCMFLKNLLCDMTQGYFHSKPVAQQEFEANVLTVQYHKQSHS; from the coding sequence ATGTCAAAATTGCTCGGGGGGCTGCTGTTGCTGTTTTGTATTTCAGCACCAGCTAACGAGTTACCATATTATACTTTTTCTAATCATAGCGCGGTGATGTTGATCATCGAGCCCACGTCTGGAAAAATTTTGGATGCCAATAAGACTGCTGCCGCATTCTATGGTTATAGCGAGGCGGTACTAGAATCAAAAGTCATTCAAGATATCAACTTATTTACCGCCGAGCAGGTTGCCAATGAGCGTCAAGCGGCATTAAATGAAGGCCGCAATTATTTTATCTTCCAACATCAAACTGCAGACGGTAGTACTAAAACAGTGAGTGTTCACTCAACGCCGTTTGAAGATAGCGATGGTAAACCAAGGTTACTTTCTATCATTCAAGATATGAGTGAGCAGCGTAAGCTACAGCAAGATCTTTGGCATTACCAAGCCAATCTTGAACAACAGGTCATGCTGCAGACTGAAAAAATCAAGCAAGCCAATATGGTACAGGTCATTTTGTTAACTGCGGTAATTGCTGTGCTTATTCTATCGATGGCGGTATTGATGACCGTTTTGGTCAGGCTAAGGCGCTCCAATCAGCGAGCACAAGACCAAGGTGCGAAGCTCAGTGCCATTTTTGATGGTATTAAAGCATATCTGGTGTTTACGGATGAAACTCATCACATTGAAGCCGCTAATGGCTCAGTGTTAAAGGATTTTGATAGTTTAGAAGCGTTAAAATCAAAATCTATTTATACCTTATTTGATGTGCTTGATAGTGAAAAGCTGCTAACGGAAGGAACGCTTGAGTGCCAACTTGATGCGCGTTTTGGTTATCGCAATGTGCGGGTTTCTTGTGCCCCGGTGGTAAGTGAAACACAAGCAAAACTGGGTTTTATCTATGTTATTCAAGATATTACGGAAGAGCTTGAGAACGAAAGAGAACAGCGCTTGGCAAGTACGGTATTTTCGACAACCTCTGAAGGTGTGTTGGTCTCCGACAAACATAATCAAATCCAAATGGTAAATCGTGCATTTAGCGAAATTACAGGCTTTGGCATGGATGAAGTGATAGGGGAGACTCCATCAATCCTGAACTCTGGACGTCACGATGAGCGCTTTTTCAACGCGTTATATGATGACTTGGTTAACAAAGGCCATTGGGAGGGAGAGATTTGGAACAAGCGCAAAAATGGTGAAATTTATCCGAGTTGGCTGCAAGTATCTGCAGTATTTAACGATGCTCGGGAAATTGATATGTATGTTGCGTTATTCAGTGATATTACCTCGAGAAAACGTAACGAACAGTTGATGTGGCAGCAAGCCAACTTTGATAGTTTGACAGGTCTTGCAAACCGCCATCATTATCACGTTAAATTTGATTTAGCGTTAAAACGAGCAGCTCAGCTAGAAGAGCGCTTTGCAATTTGTTTTATCGATCTTGACCGCTTTAAAGCAGTGAATGACACGCTTGGACATCATATTGGTGATCTACTACTCAAAGAAGCTGCAAACCGTATTAATGAGTGCGTGCGCAGTTCTGATACCGTTGCAAGATTAGGTGGGGATGAGTTCGCGTTATTGCTACAAGATATAAGTTCTATCAGTGATTTAGAGCAGGTTGCGACTAAGATTTTACGTGCACTAGCCAACCCTTTTCATTTGGAAGGGCACGAAGCTTATGTATCCGGTAGTATGGGGATCACGCTTTACCCAGATGACGGCACCGATCGAAAAATCTTGCTACGTAATGCCGATAGTGCAATGTATAAAGCGAAGGAGCATGGTCGCGACTGTTTTCAATTCTATACTTCAGCGATGCATCAACATGCCAAAGCGCGTAGCGTGTTAGAAAGTGCCTTGCACAAAGCGCTGTCTAATCGAGAATTATCACTGGTGTACCAACCTATTTTTTCACAGCTTGGTAGAGGCGACCTCGTTGGCTGCGAGGTGTTGTTAAGATGGAAAAGTGAGTTGCTAGGCCATGTTTCTCCAGAGCAATTTATTCCCGTTTGCGAAGAACTAGGGCTTATCTTACCCATTGGAGAATGGGTGCTGTATCACGCTTGTTCTCAAGTTAAAGCTTGGCAAGACAACTACGGTAGACCCTTATTTATTGCAGTTAACGTTTCTAGTATCCAGTTTAAACGCCAAGATATGGTTGCATTAGTAAGAAAAGTACTTAAAGACACCAGACTAGAAGCTAAATATCTGACATTGGAAATCACAGAGTCAGTACTAGTTGAAAACTCAGACAAAATATTGTCACAATTAAAAGCATTAAGAGAAATTGGTGTAGAACTGGCGATTGACGACTTCGGTACTGGATATTCGTCGTTGAGTTATCTCAAGCGCTTCCCGCTTTCTAAATTGAAAATTGATAGAACCTTTATTCGTGATTTACCCGAAGATGAAGAAGATAAAGCGCTCGTCAGTGCGATTATATTGATGGCGCATAAATTGAACTTAAGGGTCATTGCAGAAGGGGTTGAAACCCCCGCACAATGCATGTTTTTAAAGAATTTACTGTGTGATATGACACAAGGCTATTTTCATTCTAAACCGGTGGCACAACAAGAGTTTGAAGCAAACGTTTTGACTGTGCAGTATCACAAGCAAAGTCACAGTTAA
- a CDS encoding tetratricopeptide repeat protein, translating to MEIKSVFFSFYDTIFNFISKYKVAVSALIVVTIAFYFYNQHQQQIASYQTYLASPQIDDLIIFDAGKNTGQVYDPAFQILQITELTDDNIEVKESAYTYRTMRNITRDIRVSMLMTDHYFKPQRLTLEKDNLLDLLDDETIVSVYRPVGIHVLGGVVRQRFKKPKPLYNGPKISAQNQEAIHAYSQGNFEEAKTGFAAAAKTGNPWAQYNYGTMLRDGEGGAKDIKKAIHWLKLAAEQGNHKAQTALAKLCQDHPC from the coding sequence ATGGAAATCAAAAGCGTATTTTTTTCGTTTTACGACACAATATTCAACTTCATCAGTAAATATAAAGTTGCCGTGTCGGCACTAATTGTGGTCACTATTGCATTTTACTTTTATAACCAGCATCAACAACAAATCGCTAGTTATCAAACATACTTAGCATCCCCACAAATCGATGACCTGATTATTTTTGACGCTGGCAAGAACACTGGGCAAGTTTATGATCCTGCTTTTCAGATATTACAAATTACTGAGCTGACAGATGACAACATTGAAGTGAAGGAAAGTGCCTACACTTATCGAACAATGCGTAACATCACCCGAGATATCCGTGTCAGCATGCTAATGACCGATCATTATTTTAAGCCACAAAGGCTGACGCTAGAAAAAGACAATCTATTAGACTTACTTGACGATGAAACCATAGTCTCCGTATACAGGCCTGTAGGGATCCATGTACTCGGCGGCGTTGTTAGACAAAGATTTAAAAAGCCGAAGCCACTATATAATGGACCTAAGATCTCTGCACAGAACCAAGAAGCAATTCACGCTTACAGCCAAGGAAACTTTGAAGAAGCAAAAACGGGATTTGCAGCAGCAGCTAAAACCGGCAACCCTTGGGCACAATATAACTATGGGACAATGCTTCGCGACGGTGAAGGCGGTGCAAAAGACATTAAAAAAGCGATCCACTGGCTTAAACTTGCCGCAGAGCAAGGTAATCATAAAGCACAGACAGCTCTGGCTAAGTTATGCCAAGACCACCCCTGTTAA
- a CDS encoding M20/M25/M40 family metallo-hydrolase — MKFKSLLAFGLLSAGLSTALQAEEFTTQQLEQVKQVREAASHSNLSWQLLESLTTEVGPRLPGTENDKKAVAWAKKQFEQLGFDKVWLEEATFPEWRRYHESAKILIPSEQPLHLTALGNSVSTPKDGLSGEVVLFETLDELIASPDNSLKGKIAFINYRMNRDIDGNGYGPAVRARNSGAVEAAKKGAIAYMMRSVSTSHHRFAHTGGSHYKAGVTKIPSTAVANPDADQLARLINSGHAVKVALNIQTEDLGEGTSYNVIGEFTGTEFPEQYVLIGGHLDSWDLGTGALDDGAGVALTMAAAKHIADVKRPKRSVRVVLFAAEELGLWGAKAYFKKHQAELDRIVAASESDFGADVVYAFESNVNAASLPVVREIAKQLAPLGVTYIGKNSAHGGPDLIPLKNATSAPIFALHQDGTDYFDYHHTADDTLDKVDPEKLKQNTAAYAVFALMAADAKTKMAGK; from the coding sequence ATGAAGTTTAAATCACTATTGGCATTTGGTTTATTAAGCGCAGGTTTGAGTACAGCACTGCAAGCCGAAGAATTTACTACACAACAATTAGAACAAGTTAAACAAGTTAGAGAAGCCGCAAGCCACAGCAACCTAAGTTGGCAACTACTAGAATCCCTCACCACAGAAGTAGGCCCACGCTTACCAGGTACCGAAAATGATAAAAAAGCGGTAGCTTGGGCAAAGAAACAATTTGAGCAACTGGGCTTTGACAAAGTCTGGCTTGAGGAAGCGACCTTTCCTGAATGGCGCCGCTACCATGAGTCTGCAAAAATCCTGATACCGAGCGAACAACCGCTACACCTTACAGCGCTCGGTAACAGTGTCAGCACACCAAAAGATGGCTTAAGTGGCGAAGTCGTGTTGTTTGAGACCCTCGATGAGCTGATTGCTTCGCCAGACAATAGCTTAAAAGGTAAAATAGCTTTTATTAATTACCGCATGAACCGCGATATTGATGGTAATGGCTATGGACCGGCAGTAAGAGCTCGTAATAGCGGCGCCGTAGAAGCGGCTAAAAAAGGCGCTATCGCCTATATGATGCGCTCAGTCAGCACCAGCCACCACCGCTTCGCGCACACTGGCGGCAGTCACTATAAAGCGGGAGTGACAAAAATCCCGTCCACTGCAGTTGCGAACCCAGATGCGGATCAGCTAGCACGCCTTATCAACTCTGGTCATGCCGTTAAAGTCGCGCTAAATATTCAAACTGAGGACTTAGGTGAAGGAACCAGTTATAACGTCATCGGTGAATTCACGGGTACTGAGTTTCCAGAGCAATATGTCTTGATTGGTGGTCACTTAGACTCTTGGGATCTGGGTACTGGTGCACTCGATGATGGTGCTGGTGTTGCATTAACGATGGCGGCAGCTAAGCATATTGCCGATGTAAAACGCCCTAAACGTAGTGTCCGCGTAGTCCTATTTGCAGCAGAAGAACTCGGTCTTTGGGGAGCAAAAGCTTATTTTAAAAAGCATCAGGCAGAATTAGACCGCATCGTAGCCGCATCCGAGTCCGATTTTGGTGCAGATGTAGTGTATGCGTTTGAATCAAACGTAAATGCCGCTTCCTTACCGGTTGTGCGTGAGATTGCAAAGCAATTGGCACCACTTGGCGTTACTTATATTGGCAAGAATAGCGCACATGGTGGTCCTGACTTAATTCCGCTGAAAAATGCTACATCAGCGCCAATCTTCGCTTTACACCAAGATGGAACCGATTATTTTGATTATCACCACACAGCTGATGACACGCTTGATAAAGTCGATCCAGAAAAACTAAAGCAAAATACCGCGGCATACGCCGTATTTGCCTTAATGGCAGCCGATGCCAAAACGAAAATGGCAGGGAAATAA
- the dbpA gene encoding ATP-dependent RNA helicase DbpA: MSITSFSQLPLNQALAQRLVDLNYMVPTAVQSVSLAPALTGRDLVVKGKTGSGKTLVFSLALLNKLQPECNEVQALVLCPTRELADQVAQEIRKIAALIGNVKVQTLCGGTPIEPQTRALQHGAHIVVGTPGRVEEHVFNGSLMLTETQTVVFDEADQMLDMGFTETLESILVYVPEVRQTLMFSATYPDKIMKLAKQYMREPEFVEAKEEQAHHSIKQTFYKLDNNKMRFNALRVLLMQHQPQSCIVFCNTKAETKRLFEELRQTGLACVELHGDLDQGEREWSLLTFANKSANILVATDVAARGLDVEEVELVVNYHLALEPQTHIHRVGRTGRGEHKGIAVSLYGEKEAFKIKQLAEIYGQELKHGTLPGHSLLEKPAYKSNMVTLMIEGGKQQKLRKGDIVGSLTGEEGINFKQIGKINIYDVQTFVAVKREAVKPALRKLNNSKIKNKRYKALRA, translated from the coding sequence GTGTCGATCACTTCATTTTCTCAATTACCTCTAAACCAAGCGCTTGCTCAGCGCCTTGTAGATCTTAACTACATGGTGCCAACAGCAGTACAGTCTGTGAGTTTAGCGCCGGCGCTGACTGGACGAGATTTAGTCGTGAAAGGGAAAACCGGATCTGGTAAAACACTGGTGTTTTCACTTGCGCTGCTGAATAAGTTGCAGCCCGAGTGCAATGAGGTTCAGGCTTTGGTGTTATGTCCAACGAGAGAGTTGGCTGATCAAGTCGCACAAGAGATCAGAAAAATTGCAGCTTTAATTGGTAACGTCAAAGTGCAAACACTCTGCGGAGGAACGCCAATTGAACCTCAAACACGGGCGTTGCAACACGGTGCGCATATTGTTGTTGGTACACCTGGTCGAGTTGAAGAGCATGTTTTTAATGGCTCACTCATGCTAACTGAAACGCAGACTGTGGTATTCGACGAAGCTGATCAGATGCTGGATATGGGCTTTACTGAAACGCTAGAAAGCATTTTAGTGTATGTCCCTGAAGTTCGACAAACACTAATGTTTAGTGCGACTTACCCAGATAAGATCATGAAACTGGCGAAGCAATATATGCGTGAGCCAGAGTTTGTTGAAGCAAAAGAAGAACAAGCACACCACAGCATTAAGCAAACCTTTTATAAGTTAGACAACAATAAAATGCGCTTTAACGCGCTGAGAGTGCTGTTAATGCAGCACCAGCCGCAAAGCTGTATCGTTTTTTGTAATACCAAAGCTGAGACTAAGCGACTATTCGAAGAATTACGCCAAACCGGACTTGCTTGTGTCGAGTTACATGGCGATTTAGATCAAGGTGAGCGTGAGTGGTCATTGCTCACCTTTGCTAATAAGAGTGCCAATATTTTGGTTGCCACTGACGTGGCCGCTCGAGGGCTCGACGTTGAGGAAGTTGAGCTTGTGGTTAACTATCATTTGGCGCTTGAGCCACAGACGCATATTCACCGTGTTGGTCGTACGGGCCGGGGTGAGCACAAAGGTATCGCAGTATCTCTTTATGGAGAAAAAGAAGCCTTCAAAATAAAACAGTTGGCGGAAATATATGGTCAAGAGCTAAAACATGGCACGTTGCCGGGCCATTCACTGCTCGAAAAACCAGCCTATAAGTCGAATATGGTGACCCTCATGATTGAAGGTGGAAAGCAACAAAAGCTTCGCAAAGGAGATATCGTCGGCAGCTTGACAGGTGAAGAGGGCATTAACTTTAAACAAATTGGTAAAATCAATATATATGATGTACAAACCTTCGTAGCTGTAAAACGCGAGGCAGTTAAGCCTGCACTACGAAAGCTTAACAATAGCAAAATTAAAAATAAGCGCTATAAAGCCCTACGTGCTTAA
- a CDS encoding DNA-J related domain-containing protein — protein sequence MFNPLTDVIFKLICQNQSLKVHTIAAALMEQQQLPRLDEDENKNLFKRNFLIMNALYQLQQEVFAEGQYLHVEALNVYLAPRLGEHQLALDDPLRSYYLDWQHYETSSEEVSALLDNFWQRFAFNGARQRINIKADELNAIKTRWRLPNGYDRRMLSQCWRKLALTHHPDKSGDEETFKRLMNEYEILKQTLST from the coding sequence ATGTTCAATCCGCTTACAGATGTTATTTTTAAATTAATTTGTCAAAATCAATCTTTAAAAGTACACACTATTGCCGCCGCTCTGATGGAACAACAGCAACTACCTCGCCTTGATGAAGATGAAAATAAAAATCTCTTCAAGCGCAACTTTCTGATCATGAATGCCCTGTACCAACTTCAGCAAGAAGTATTCGCTGAGGGTCAATACCTGCATGTTGAAGCGCTCAATGTTTATCTAGCTCCACGACTAGGTGAACATCAATTAGCATTAGATGATCCGCTCAGAAGCTACTATTTAGATTGGCAACACTATGAAACCAGCAGTGAAGAAGTGAGTGCTCTGTTGGATAACTTTTGGCAGCGCTTTGCATTCAATGGCGCTCGCCAGCGAATTAATATCAAGGCTGACGAATTAAACGCGATTAAAACACGCTGGCGACTGCCTAACGGATATGATCGCAGGATGTTAAGTCAATGTTGGAGAAAACTGGCCCTGACTCATCACCCAGATAAATCAGGTGATGAGGAGACTTTCAAACGCTTAATGAACGAGTATGAGATACTTAAGCAGACCTTAAGCACGTAG